Proteins encoded in a region of the Puntigrus tetrazona isolate hp1 chromosome 12, ASM1883169v1, whole genome shotgun sequence genome:
- the hexim1 gene encoding protein HEXIM1, with the protein MELNKEEAALEDDSRGRQRDGLTSVVSSKQVQRNQLEICPGLVSGDTHPMCRGRDRSDPEPKAGDAASDDGFPVDKKRDSDCTTVNTEGLSDGRQGKKKHRRRPSKKKRRWKPYFKLTWEEKKELDERETARASRVRAEMFAKGLPVAPYNTTQFLMEEHDREEPDLNTELGGRKSGAIRSDDTASEDENFEGEDEDEEEGGGGGGSDGMGRPGHAGGEFLQRDFSETYERYHVETLQNMSKQELVREYLELEKCMSRLEEENNWLRHLRRNPESPADGTGVQRVRELEIEVERLRAENNELLLKTPKSKGPGLDQSQSC; encoded by the coding sequence ATGGAGCTTAATAAAGAAGAAGCTGCACTGGAGGATGACAGCAGAGGGCGGCAGAGGGATGGTCTGACAAGTGTCGTCTCCTCGAAACAAGTGCAAAGAAACCAGCTGGAGATCTGTCCGGGTTTGGTGTCTGGAGATACACATCCTATGTGCCGCGGCCGGGATAGGAGTGATCCGGAGCCCAAGGCTGGTGACGCAGCAAGTGACGACGGCTTTCCTGTGGATAAAAAGAGAGACAGTGATTGCACGACAGTAAACACCGAGGGGCTGTCAGATGGCCGGCAGGGCAAGAAAAAACACCGGCGACGACCTTCCAAGAAGAAGCGCCGCTGGAAACCTTACTTCAAATTAACCTGGGAGGAGAAGAAAGAGCTAGATGAACGTGAGACCGCCCGTGCATCTCGGGTGCGCGCTGAGATGTTCGCGAAAGGTCTGCCCGTTGCCCCATACAACACCACCCAATTTCTGATGGAGGAGCACGACCGCGAAGAACCTGACCTCAACACGGAGCTAGGCGGCAGAAAGTCTGGGGCGATTCGCTCCGATGACACAGCTAGCGAAGATGAGAATTTCGAAGGAGAAGATGAAGACGAGGAAGAGGGCGGCGGTGGCGGAGGCAGCGACGGTATGGGCAGACCCGGGCACGCAGGCGGAGAGTTTTTGCAGAGAGACTTTTCTGAGACCTATGAGCGGTACCACGTCGAGACTCTCCAAAATATGTCTAAACAAGAACTGGTTAGGGAATACCTGGAGCTCGAGAAATGTATGTCACGGTTAGAGGAAGAGAACAACTGGCTTCGCCACCTCCGTAGAAACCCCGAGTCCCCGGCAGACGGCACCGGCGTTCAGCGCGTGCGGGAGCTGGAGATTGAGGTGGAGAGACTGAGAGCCGAGAACAACGAGTTATTACTCAAAACCCCTAAAAGCAAAGGTCCAGGACTCGATCAGTCTCAGTCGTGttga